One window from the genome of Choloepus didactylus isolate mChoDid1 chromosome 2, mChoDid1.pri, whole genome shotgun sequence encodes:
- the NIPAL3 gene encoding NIPA-like protein 3 isoform X3 — translation MTGENITKHLVSWPFLLYMLVEIILFCLLLYFYKEKNTNNIVVILLLVALLGSMTVVTVKAVAGMLVLSIQGNLQLDYPIFYVMFVCMVATAVYQAAFLSQASQMYDSSLIASVGYILSTTVAITAGAIFYLDFVGEDALHISMFALGCLIAFLGVFLITRNRKKAIPFEPYISMDAMPGMQNMHDKGMTVQPDLKASFSYGALENNDNISEIYAPATLPIMQEEHGSGSASGVPYRVLEHNKKE, via the exons ATGACAGGAGAGAACATCACCAAGCACCTTGTGAGCTGGCCTTTCCTCTTGTACATG CTTGTGGAAATCATTCTGTTCTGCTTGCTGCTCTACTTCTACAAGGAGAAGAACACCAACAACATTGTCGTTATCCTCCTCCTGGTGGCGTTACTCG GTTCAATGACAGTGGTGACGGTGAAGGCTGTGGCCGGGATGCTCGTCTTGTCCATACAAGGAAATCTGCAGCTTGACTACCCCATCTTCTACGTAATGTTCGTGTGCATGGTGGCAACTGCTGTCTACCAAGCCGC GTTTTTAAGTCAAGCCTCACAGATGTACGACTCCTCCTTGATTGCCAGTGTGGGCTACATTCTGTCCACAACCGTTGCTATCACAGCAG GCGCGATATTTTACCTGGACTTCGTTGGGGAGGATGCACTGCACATCTCCATGTTTGCACTGGG GTGTCTCATAGCATTCCTAGGCGTCTTCCTAATCACACGTAACAGGAAGAAGGCCATTCCATTCGAGCCCTATATTTCCATGGATGCCATGCCAG GTATGCAAAACATGCATGACAAGGGGATGACAGTCCAGCCAGACCTCAAAGCTTCTTTTTCCTATGGAGCCCTGGAAAACAACGACAACATTTCTGAGATCTACGCTCCTGCCACCCTGCCCATCATGCAAGAAGAGCACGGTTCCGGAAGCGCCTCGGGGGTTCCCTACCGAGTCCTAGAACACAACAAGAAGGAATGA